A portion of the uncultured Draconibacterium sp. genome contains these proteins:
- the rpsT gene encoding 30S ribosomal protein S20, with the protein MAHHKSALKRIRQDEKKRVHNKYYAKTTRNAIRDLRNTTDKAEAEKLYPSVVAMIDKLAKRNIIHKNKAANLKSKLSTQVNSL; encoded by the coding sequence ATGGCACATCATAAGTCAGCATTAAAAAGAATTCGTCAAGACGAAAAAAAGAGAGTACACAATAAGTACTACGCGAAAACTACTCGTAATGCGATTAGAGATTTGCGCAACACTACTGACAAAGCTGAAGCTGAGAAATTGTATCCTTCAGTTGTTGCTATGATTGATAAATTAGCAAAACGCAATATCATTCATAAAAACAAAGCAGCTAACTTAAAATCTAAGTTATCTACTCAGGTTAATTCGTTGTAA
- the radC gene encoding DNA repair protein RadC gives MGEYKKLNIKDWAVEDRPREKLLSKGPRSLTDAELIAILIGSGNVEETAVELSRRILTSVENNLNDLGRKSIEYLTKFQGIGEAKAVTIVAALELGKRRKDADVFNKKQITGSKDAADYFMPMLGDLNHEEFWILLLNRGNRIMDSFMVSQGGISGTVIDVRLILKNALDKMASAIILCHNHPSGTMQASNADLNITRKIKSAAEIMDITVLDHIIIGQNNYLSIADEGMLN, from the coding sequence ATGGGAGAATACAAAAAACTAAATATAAAAGACTGGGCTGTAGAAGATCGTCCGCGCGAAAAATTACTAAGCAAAGGACCACGGTCGCTAACCGATGCCGAACTGATTGCCATTTTAATTGGCTCGGGCAATGTTGAAGAAACAGCCGTTGAACTTTCCAGACGAATTTTAACATCTGTTGAAAATAACCTTAACGATCTTGGCCGAAAAAGCATCGAGTACCTAACAAAATTTCAGGGAATTGGCGAAGCAAAAGCTGTTACAATTGTTGCTGCTTTAGAATTAGGAAAACGCCGGAAAGATGCCGATGTATTCAATAAAAAACAAATAACCGGCAGCAAAGACGCAGCTGATTATTTTATGCCTATGCTTGGCGATCTCAACCACGAAGAATTTTGGATTTTGCTGCTCAACCGTGGCAACCGGATAATGGACTCGTTTATGGTGAGCCAGGGTGGAATTTCCGGAACCGTAATCGATGTGCGACTGATATTAAAAAATGCGCTGGATAAAATGGCCAGTGCCATTATTCTCTGTCACAACCATCCTTCAGGAACTATGCAGGCATCAAATGCCGATCTGAATATTACCCGAAAAATTAAAAGTGCGGCTGAAATTATGGACATAACTGTGCTCGACCATATTATAATTGGGCAGAACAATTACCTTAGTATAGCCGACGAAGGAATGTTAAACTAA
- the lptB gene encoding LPS export ABC transporter ATP-binding protein has translation MILRAENIVKKYRKRTVVKGVSFQVEQGEIVGLLGPNGAGKTTSFYMIVGLIQPFSGKIFLDDKDITKLPVYKRAQRGIGYLAQEASVFRKLSIEDNLRAVLEMTDYSKEYQKEKLETLLDEFSLQHIRKSKGIQLSGGERRRTEIARALAIDPKFILLDEPFAGVDPIAVEDIQQIVMKLKEKNIGVLITDHNVHETLRITDRSYLLFEGNILKAGSADELAADEDVRRVYLGQNFELR, from the coding sequence ATGATTCTTCGAGCAGAAAATATCGTTAAAAAATACCGTAAGAGAACCGTAGTAAAAGGAGTTAGTTTTCAGGTTGAACAAGGCGAAATAGTGGGTTTGTTAGGCCCCAACGGAGCCGGTAAAACAACATCGTTTTATATGATTGTTGGTTTGATTCAACCGTTTTCAGGAAAGATATTTCTGGATGATAAAGACATTACAAAACTGCCTGTTTACAAACGTGCTCAGCGTGGCATTGGATACCTGGCGCAGGAAGCGTCGGTTTTCCGCAAACTGAGTATTGAGGATAATCTACGTGCGGTTTTGGAAATGACCGACTACTCGAAAGAATACCAAAAAGAGAAACTGGAAACATTGCTTGATGAATTCAGTTTGCAGCATATTCGTAAAAGTAAAGGTATTCAACTATCGGGTGGTGAGCGACGCCGTACAGAAATTGCACGAGCACTGGCCATCGATCCGAAATTTATTTTGCTTGATGAACCATTTGCCGGAGTTGACCCAATTGCAGTGGAAGACATCCAGCAAATTGTAATGAAATTGAAGGAGAAAAATATCGGGGTGCTGATAACCGACCACAACGTGCACGAAACGCTGCGAATTACCGACCGCTCCTATCTCCTTTTCGAAGGAAATATTTTAAAGGCAGGTAGTGCTGATGAGCTGGCAGCCGATGAAGATGTACGCCGTGTATACCTTGGGCAGAACTTCGAATTACGCTAA